The following proteins are encoded in a genomic region of Mycolicibacterium rutilum:
- a CDS encoding NfeD family protein has translation MPAALLWLIAALALAGAEALTGDLFLLMLGGGALAAAGSSLIFDDLWIHGAVFAVVSVLLLVLVRPALRRHFRSGTGLPDPAKALEGKTALVLDRVARHEGQVKLDGEVWTARPLNESDIYEPGDNVTVVHIDGATAVVQKLA, from the coding sequence ATGCCCGCTGCGCTGCTCTGGCTCATCGCCGCGCTGGCCCTCGCCGGGGCCGAAGCCCTGACCGGTGACCTGTTCCTGCTCATGCTCGGCGGCGGGGCGCTCGCCGCGGCGGGGTCGAGCCTGATCTTCGACGATCTGTGGATTCACGGTGCGGTGTTCGCGGTGGTGTCGGTGCTGCTGCTGGTGTTGGTGCGGCCCGCGCTGCGCAGGCATTTCCGGTCGGGCACCGGGCTGCCGGACCCGGCGAAGGCGTTGGAGGGCAAGACCGCGCTGGTGCTCGACCGGGTCGCGCGCCACGAAGGACAGGTCAAACTCGACGGTGAGGTCTGGACCGCCCGGCCGCTCAACGAGAGCGACATCTACGAACCGGGCGACAACGTCACCGTCGTCCACATCGACGGCGCCACCGCCGTCGTCCAAAAGCTCGCCTAG
- a CDS encoding ferrochelatase → MDLRDPQAVLVLSFGGPEAPEDVMPFLENVTRGRGIPPERLAGVAEHYLHFGGISPINGINRALIEQLRTLIDLPVYFGNRNWRPYVEDTVAAMRDDGVRRAAVFTTSAWGGYSSCTQYVEDIARGRQAAGPDAPQLVKMRQYFDHPLFVQMFADAVTAAAQTVPAGARLVFTAHSIPDTARSRCGTDLYARQVAHAAKLVAAAAGYSDYDQVWQSRSGPPQMPWLEPDVGDHLATLAESGTEAVVVCPIGFVADHIEVVWDLDHELRLQARDAGVAFARAATPNADLAKVAADLLGELREGRSPARVAGADAPPLQGVSVDGVVCTPACAG, encoded by the coding sequence ATGGATCTCCGGGATCCCCAGGCCGTCCTGGTGCTGTCCTTCGGGGGGCCCGAGGCTCCCGAAGACGTGATGCCGTTCCTCGAGAACGTCACCCGGGGCCGCGGGATCCCACCCGAACGACTGGCCGGCGTCGCCGAACACTATCTGCACTTCGGCGGTATCTCACCGATCAACGGCATCAACCGGGCGCTGATCGAACAACTGCGGACCCTGATCGATCTGCCCGTCTACTTCGGCAACCGCAACTGGCGGCCGTACGTCGAGGACACGGTGGCGGCCATGCGCGACGACGGCGTCCGCCGGGCCGCCGTGTTCACCACGTCGGCGTGGGGCGGGTACTCCAGTTGCACGCAGTACGTCGAGGACATCGCGCGGGGACGGCAGGCCGCCGGACCCGACGCCCCGCAGTTGGTCAAAATGCGCCAGTACTTCGACCATCCGCTGTTCGTGCAGATGTTCGCCGACGCGGTCACCGCCGCCGCGCAGACGGTGCCCGCGGGCGCGCGGCTGGTGTTCACCGCGCATTCGATCCCCGACACGGCCCGGTCCCGCTGCGGCACCGACCTTTACGCGCGGCAGGTGGCGCACGCGGCGAAACTGGTCGCCGCCGCCGCGGGCTACTCGGACTACGACCAGGTGTGGCAGTCGCGATCGGGGCCGCCGCAGATGCCGTGGCTGGAACCCGATGTCGGCGACCACCTGGCGACGCTGGCCGAGTCGGGCACCGAGGCCGTCGTGGTGTGCCCGATCGGGTTCGTCGCCGACCACATCGAAGTCGTCTGGGACCTCGACCACGAACTGCGGTTGCAGGCCCGCGACGCCGGGGTGGCGTTCGCCCGGGCCGCGACGCCCAACGCCGACCTCGCGAAGGTGGCCGCCGATCTGCTCGGCGAGCTGCGCGAAGGCCGATCCCCGGCCCGGGTGGCGGGTGCGGACGCCCCTCCGCTGCAAGGGGTTTCGGTCGACGGCGTGGTGTGCACGCCCGCCTGCGCCGGCTAG
- the inhA gene encoding NADH-dependent enoyl-ACP reductase InhA, whose translation MAGLLEGKRILVTGIITDSSIAFHIAKVAQEAGAELVLTGFDRMKLIQRIADRLPNPAPLLELDVQNEEHLNSLAGRIGEAIGEGNKIDGVVHSIGFMPQSGMGINPFFDAPYEDVSKGIHISAFSYASLAKATLPIMNRGGSIVGMDFDPTRAMPAYNWMTVAKSALESVNRFVAREAGPYGVRSNLVAAGPIRTLAMSAIVGGALGAEAGEQMRLLEEGWDQRAPVGWDMKDPTPVAKTVCALLSDWLPATTGTVVYADGGASTQLL comes from the coding sequence ATGGCAGGTCTGCTCGAAGGCAAGCGCATCCTCGTCACGGGGATCATCACCGACTCGTCGATCGCGTTCCACATCGCCAAGGTCGCCCAGGAGGCCGGCGCCGAACTGGTGCTCACCGGGTTCGACCGGATGAAGCTGATCCAGCGCATCGCCGACCGGCTGCCCAACCCGGCGCCGCTGCTTGAACTCGACGTGCAGAACGAGGAACACCTCAACTCCCTCGCCGGCCGTATCGGCGAGGCGATCGGCGAGGGCAACAAGATCGACGGAGTCGTGCACTCGATCGGCTTCATGCCGCAGTCCGGGATGGGCATCAACCCGTTCTTCGACGCGCCGTACGAGGACGTCTCCAAGGGCATCCACATCTCGGCCTTCTCGTACGCCTCGCTGGCCAAGGCGACGCTGCCGATCATGAACCGCGGCGGCAGCATCGTCGGCATGGACTTCGACCCCACCCGCGCGATGCCCGCCTACAACTGGATGACCGTCGCCAAGAGCGCCCTGGAGTCGGTCAACCGGTTCGTCGCGCGCGAGGCAGGCCCGTACGGCGTGCGCTCCAATCTCGTTGCCGCCGGGCCGATCCGGACCTTGGCGATGAGCGCCATCGTCGGCGGCGCGCTCGGCGCCGAAGCCGGCGAACAGATGCGCCTGCTCGAGGAGGGTTGGGATCAGCGCGCGCCGGTCGGCTGGGACATGAAGGACCCGACCCCGGTCGCCAAGACGGTGTGCGCGCTGCTGTCCGACTGGCTGCCCGCGACCACCGGCACCGTCGTCTACGCCGACGGCGGCGCCAGCACCCAGTTGCTCTAG
- a CDS encoding SPFH domain-containing protein yields the protein MEGAVAGLILVGVLVVFAAIIVAKSIALIPQAEAAVIERLGRYSKTVSGQLTLLLPFIDKIRARVDLRERVVSFPPQPVITEDNLTVNIDTVVYFQVTNPQAAVYQISNYIVGVEQLTTTTLRNVVGGMTLEQTLTSRDSINGQLRGVLDEATGRWGLRVARVELRSIDPPPSIQDSMEKQMRADREKRAMILTAEGSREAAIKQAEGQKQAQILAAEGAKQAAILAAEADRQSRMLRAQGERAAAYLQAQGQAKAIEKTFAAIKAGRPTPEMLAYQYLQTLPQMAKGEANKVWLVPSDFGSALQGFTKLLGAPGEDGVFRYTPSPVDDTPPPSDDDEVSDWFNTETDPEIARAVAKAEAEARTPVDGPGYAPPQQISGPPPARADGGGAHSL from the coding sequence ATGGAAGGTGCCGTCGCCGGCCTGATACTCGTCGGCGTGCTGGTGGTGTTCGCCGCCATCATCGTCGCGAAGTCGATCGCGCTGATCCCGCAGGCCGAGGCCGCGGTGATCGAACGGCTGGGCCGCTACAGCAAGACCGTGTCCGGTCAACTGACGCTGCTGCTGCCGTTCATCGACAAGATCCGCGCCAGGGTGGACCTGCGCGAGCGGGTGGTGTCGTTCCCGCCGCAGCCGGTGATCACCGAGGACAACCTGACCGTCAACATCGACACCGTCGTCTACTTCCAGGTCACCAACCCGCAGGCCGCGGTCTATCAGATCAGCAACTACATCGTCGGCGTCGAGCAGCTGACCACCACGACGCTGCGCAACGTCGTCGGCGGCATGACGCTCGAGCAGACGCTGACCTCCCGCGACTCCATCAACGGCCAGCTGCGCGGGGTGCTCGACGAGGCCACCGGCCGCTGGGGACTGCGCGTGGCGCGCGTCGAACTGCGCAGCATCGACCCGCCGCCGTCGATCCAGGACTCGATGGAAAAGCAGATGCGCGCCGACCGCGAGAAGCGCGCGATGATCCTGACCGCCGAGGGCAGCCGCGAAGCGGCGATCAAGCAGGCCGAGGGCCAGAAGCAGGCGCAGATCCTGGCCGCCGAGGGCGCCAAGCAGGCGGCGATCCTGGCCGCCGAGGCCGACCGCCAGTCGCGGATGCTGCGCGCCCAGGGCGAGCGCGCCGCCGCGTACCTGCAGGCCCAGGGGCAGGCCAAGGCCATCGAGAAGACGTTCGCCGCGATCAAGGCGGGCAGGCCGACGCCGGAGATGCTGGCCTACCAGTACCTGCAGACGCTGCCGCAGATGGCCAAGGGCGAGGCCAACAAGGTGTGGCTGGTGCCCAGCGACTTCGGTTCGGCGCTGCAGGGTTTCACCAAACTGCTCGGCGCGCCCGGCGAGGACGGGGTGTTCCGGTACACGCCGTCGCCGGTCGACGACACCCCGCCCCCGAGCGACGACGACGAGGTCTCGGACTGGTTCAACACCGAGACCGACCCCGAGATCGCCCGCGCGGTGGCCAAGGCCGAGGCCGAGGCACGCACTCCGGTCGACGGTCCGGGGTACGCGCCGCCGCAACAGATCAGCGGGCCCCCGCCGGCGCGCGCCGACGGCGGCGGAGCGCATTCGCTCTGA
- the fabG1 gene encoding 3-oxoacyl-ACP reductase FabG1, whose translation MTETAVPESASQTGGGRPPFVSRSVLVTGGNRGIGLAIAQRLAADGHKVAVTHRGSGAPEGLFGVVCDVTDNAAVDRAFKEVEEHQGPVEVLVSNAGISKDAFLMRMTEERFEEVINANLTGAFRVAQRASRTMQRKRFGRIIFIGSVSGMWGIGNQANYAAAKAGLIGMARSISRELSKANVTANVVAPGYIDTEMTRALDERIQAGALDFIPAKRVGTADEVAGAVSFLASEDASYIAGAVIPVDGGMGMGH comes from the coding sequence ATGACCGAGACTGCAGTACCTGAATCGGCCAGCCAGACCGGAGGCGGGCGTCCGCCGTTCGTGTCGCGTTCGGTGCTGGTGACCGGTGGGAACCGGGGGATCGGGCTGGCCATCGCCCAGCGCCTGGCCGCCGACGGGCACAAGGTCGCCGTCACCCACCGCGGATCCGGTGCCCCCGAGGGACTGTTCGGGGTGGTGTGCGACGTCACCGACAACGCCGCCGTGGACCGCGCCTTCAAAGAGGTCGAGGAGCACCAGGGGCCGGTCGAGGTGCTGGTGTCCAACGCCGGCATCTCCAAGGACGCGTTCCTGATGCGGATGACCGAGGAGCGGTTCGAGGAGGTCATCAACGCCAACCTCACCGGGGCGTTCCGGGTCGCCCAGCGAGCCTCGCGCACCATGCAGCGCAAGCGCTTCGGCCGGATCATCTTCATCGGCTCGGTGTCGGGCATGTGGGGCATCGGCAACCAGGCCAACTACGCAGCCGCCAAGGCCGGGCTGATCGGCATGGCCCGGTCGATCTCGCGCGAGCTGTCCAAGGCCAACGTCACCGCCAACGTGGTGGCACCCGGCTACATCGACACCGAGATGACCCGCGCCCTGGACGAACGAATCCAGGCGGGGGCACTGGATTTCATCCCGGCCAAACGCGTCGGCACCGCCGACGAGGTCGCCGGCGCCGTCAGCTTCCTGGCGTCGGAGGACGCCAGCTATATCGCCGGCGCGGTGATCCCCGTCGACGGCGGCATGGGCATGGGTCACTAG